ACCTCTACTACCGCATTTTCGCCACGGAACAGAGCCGCGATGACTACCTGCTGGCGGACGGCAAATCCGCCGAGGACGGCTGGCGCTCCTGGCACAGCGGCTTCCGGCTGGACAAATACGCCGATGCGGACACCCACCTGACCTGGCAGGCGGATGCCACGGTGCTGGACCTGGATAACGGCACCTCGGACGGCTACAACGTCAACAGCCTGGCCCGCTGGAACAAGGAGCTATCCTCCCGGTCCCGGCTGGAGCTTCAGGTCTATTATGACCGCATCCACCGCAATGACCCCCTGCGCGCGCTTTACAGCGGAGACACCTTTGACTTTGCCTTCCAGCACATCTTCGGCCTGGGTCTGCATCATGACATCACCTGGGGGGTGGGCTACCGTTTTGTGAGCAATTCTGTGGAGGACATTGCACCGAACGTGGCCATCCGGGAAAGCAGCTTTGACCGGAATCTGTACAGCCTGTTTGTGCAGGATGAGTGGCAGATGCTGCCGGACCGGCTCACCGCCACGATCGGGGCGCGGCTGGAACACAATGATTTCACGGGGCTGGAATTTCAGCCGAACCTGAGGCTGCTCTTCAAACCGACGGAGAAGCAGACGCTGTGGGCGGCCGTTTCCCGTGCCGTGCGCACGCCTTCAGCCCTGGAGGCCATGGATGTCTTTGTGGTGGACTTTGCCCCTCCCTTTGCCGGCCCAGGCGGGCTGTATGTGCCACGGGTGGTGGGCAATGAAGACCCCCGGGCGGAGGTCCTGTGGGCTTATGAGATGGGCTACCGCATCCAGCCCCATGAGCGCCTCATCATTGATGCCTCCGCCTTTTATAATGATTACTCCGAGCTCATCGGCCTTTATGGGGTGAACCGGCTCATTCCCGGCGTGCCTGTGGGCACGGCGGAACTGCCTTTTGACAATGTCATGAGCGCAGAAACCTACGGCGGGGAAATTTCTGTCACCGTCACTCCCACGGATGCCTGGCGCCTGAGCGCCAGTTACTCGCTGCTTTTTGCCAACTTTCATGGGGCGGCCGCTGCCAGGCCGGATGTGCAGGAGAGGTCCGTTCCCACGCAGCAGGCCGTCCTGCGCTCCTCCTATGATTTCTCCCCGCGTCTGAGCCTGGATGTACAGGTGCGGTATGTGGACCAGATTGAAACGGTGCCTGCCTATGCCACTGCAGATCTACGGCTGCTCTACCGGGTGACGGAACGGCTGGATGTCTCCATTGTCGGTCAGAATCTCTTCTCGGATCATCAGGTCGAGCAGCGGCCTCTGCCAGTGACCCTGACCTCCACGGTGCCCCGCGGGATCTATGGAAAGGTGACCTGGCGCTTTTAAGCTGACATGTCTTCCCCCCGCCAGATGCCATCCGTAAATGCTCCCGCCAACAGGCGGCGTGTGCTGGCGTGGCTGGCCCTGCTGGCGGTGCCGGCAGGTGTGGTGCCCGCAGCCGGGGCGGTCACGAAAGAGCATCAGATCAAGGCGGCTTTCCTGTATAACTTCACCAAGTTCATCACCTGGCCCGCCCAGCGTCCAGGCAGGCCGGAGCCGGTCTTTGTCATCGGCATTCTGGGCCGCAATCCCTTTGGCACGGAGCTGGAGAACATCGCACGGGGCCGCAAGGTGAGCGGCCTGCCGCTGCAGATCCGTTACCTGAAATCAGTCAACGAGGCTCCGGGGGTGGACCTGCTGTTTGTCGCCTCCGGGGAGGAGGCGCTCCTGGGGACATCTTTGTCCGCATTGCATGAGGCCTCCGTTCTCACGGTGGGAGAAT
The Prosthecobacter sp. SYSU 5D2 DNA segment above includes these coding regions:
- a CDS encoding TonB-dependent receptor, whose translation is MIPPPLISALRLHYPPHLFSDRAGIRRMLLLMFFLTGSSLAQGQSIAESLADLSIEQLLSEPVNSVTKRTTRQFDSPAAITVLTHDDLQRSGATSVPDALRLVPGMNVGAVNASQYAVSARGFNTVFANKMLVLVDGRAVYNSMFAGVFWDLQQPVMEDLERIEVIRGPGAAIWGANAMNGVINIVSRSARDTQGGLAYLGGGNVQRTMAGGRYGGVIGDDLYYRIFATEQSRDDYLLADGKSAEDGWRSWHSGFRLDKYADADTHLTWQADATVLDLDNGTSDGYNVNSLARWNKELSSRSRLELQVYYDRIHRNDPLRALYSGDTFDFAFQHIFGLGLHHDITWGVGYRFVSNSVEDIAPNVAIRESSFDRNLYSLFVQDEWQMLPDRLTATIGARLEHNDFTGLEFQPNLRLLFKPTEKQTLWAAVSRAVRTPSALEAMDVFVVDFAPPFAGPGGLYVPRVVGNEDPRAEVLWAYEMGYRIQPHERLIIDASAFYNDYSELIGLYGVNRLIPGVPVGTAELPFDNVMSAETYGGEISVTVTPTDAWRLSASYSLLFANFHGAAAARPDVQERSVPTQQAVLRSSYDFSPRLSLDVQVRYVDQIETVPAYATADLRLLYRVTERLDVSIVGQNLFSDHQVEQRPLPVTLTSTVPRGIYGKVTWRF
- a CDS encoding YfiR family protein; the encoded protein is MSSPRQMPSVNAPANRRRVLAWLALLAVPAGVVPAAGAVTKEHQIKAAFLYNFTKFITWPAQRPGRPEPVFVIGILGRNPFGTELENIARGRKVSGLPLQIRYLKSVNEAPGVDLLFVASGEEALLGTSLSALHEASVLTVGESASFAKLGGIINFRMVEDKIRFEIYRDAGARARLKISPQLLKLAITARKDKS